The segment GAATcatatttgaaatttctagataTACGTATGTTCAGTTTAACCATTGTTCAATTCCATTTCAAGgtaaaaaaatatcaaccaTAACACAACTGCACTTAAAGAATTAAAGAAAtgattctctcttcttcttatgCATCTCATCtcatcactcttcttcttcataaacATCTCTTCGCTCTTTTTCTACACTCCACATCCCTCAATCTAACCAATCGCAACATCTCAAAAATTTCTAACAtccccgcgcttgcgcggggctAAGCCCCTAGTAGATATAATGTGTTACTCAGGATTAAAAGAAAGACAAAGATTAGACAATGTCATTTATTGCGAGATAACTGTATATCTGTCTCTTACGAAGAAAAAATAGACAACTGTATATAATGTACAAGTTGGTTTGATCTCCCGTTCTTATCTTCTTTGATAGCGAAACGAGCAGCGTTAAGTATCCATGTCTTGTATCAAACTTCCACCATCGATCGACTCTAAACCGAGTTAAATTTATGGTGAAGACTTTTTCCACATTCCTCCCATACAGTTGGTGTCTAAGATGGTGAGTATCGGTCGAATGAGTTATCAGAGTTCCAAAcgtagagcatctccaatgatttgagaaacttttttaaaagttttcaacattataatATTACTATTCGTAGAAATCAAAACAAACCAAATAATCAATacggctatatatatatatatatagtagtttTAAGTGAATTTTGTAGTTATAgtctttttaaatatttaccCATCCACGAAGTTGATATAATCTCCCGTTACTATAATCTCTGACAGCGAAATTAGGTCAAGCACTGAAGTCTTCGCATAAGGTTAAACTACGAAGTTTCCCGTGGGAAAAAATACGACTTTTCTACATCCTCACCCACACCATAAATTGACTTAGTTTCTCAAAAACTCAAACACATACCAAAACAGTCttcagagaaagaaaaaaagagagagccATGTTCGTGAAGCTACTCaccatcgtcttcttcttcttcagtctaCTTTCTCAACTCCTAAAATCCTCTTCCCAATCTGTCAACAACTTCACTTACAATGGCTTCCATCTTCCACTGACTCTCATATCCATCCAAGGGAAAGCAACCGTCACACCCAACGGTCTATTAAAGCTAACCCATTCAACAATGTACATGACCGGTCACGCCTTCTATAACCAACCAATCCGGTTCAAAGATTCTCCAAACAGCACTGTCTCGTCCTTCTCCACAACATTTGTCTTCGCCATCATCCCTCAGGTCAAGACATTTAGCGGCGACGGCATGGCCTTTTTCGTGGCTCCTACCTCCAGCCCCCCGTCCGGAAATCCCGGTGAATACCTCGGGCTCACCCGCGGGACGACGAGACGGGTCAGTTTAAGGACCTTACTCTGATCAGTAGTCAGCGGATGCAGGTTTGGGTCGATTACGATGGCCTTACCAATCAAATTGACGTAACGATGGCTCCTTTCAATCATGACAAACCAATAAAACCACTTGTCTCTACTGTCAGGGATCTATCCTCGATTCTTTTGCAAGATATGTTCGTCGGTTTCTCGGCTTCAACCGGTGCTGTTGTGTCGCAACATTTTATCCTTGGGTGGAGTTTCCAGGTGAAGGGGAAAGCTCCCCCGTTGGACTTACAGACACTTCCAAAACTTCCAGAGCTGCAGTCCAAGAGAAAGGGAATCCCGCCGCTGACTGCCTTCTATTTTGCTGTGACACTTCTCGCCCTACTTTTCTTTTTGTCCCTATTGCTCAGGGAATTTGTGAAATTTATCTTTAGGAGGAAGATAAAGTTTGTagaggagaaggaggaggaggagctagAAGACTGGGAAACAGAGTTCACCAAGAACAGGGTGAAGTTCAAAGACTTGTACTCCGCCACGGAAGGATTCAAGGAGAAGGACGTTCTCGGATCTGGCGGGTTTGGGAGCGTTTACAAAGGTGTCATGCCCAATACAAAGAAAGAGATCGCCGTGAAAAGAGTGTCGAACGAATCCAAACAAGGGTTGAAAGAGTTTGTGTCTGAGATCGTGACTATTGGTCGGATGAGTCACCGGAACTTAGTCCCTCTTTTAGGTTATTGCCGTCGGGAAAAGGAGCTTCTTCTAGTGTACGACTACATGCCCAATGGAAGCTTAGACAAGTATTTGCATAATAGTCCAGAG is part of the Brassica rapa cultivar Chiifu-401-42 chromosome A09, CAAS_Brap_v3.01, whole genome shotgun sequence genome and harbors:
- the LOC108869616 gene encoding LOW QUALITY PROTEIN: L-type lectin-domain containing receptor kinase IV.4 (The sequence of the model RefSeq protein was modified relative to this genomic sequence to represent the inferred CDS: inserted 1 base in 1 codon), with the protein product MFVKLLTIVFFFFSLLSQLLKSSSQSVNNFTYNGFHLPLTLISIQGKATVTPNGLLKLTHSTMYMTGHAFYNQPIRFKDSPNSTVSSFSTTFVFAIIPQVKTFSGDGMAFFVAPTSSPPSGNPGEYLGLTRGXDETGQFKDLTLISSQRMQVWVDYDGLTNQIDVTMAPFNHDKPIKPLVSTVRDLSSILLQDMFVGFSASTGAVVSQHFILGWSFQVKGKAPPLDLQTLPKLPELQSKRKGIPPLTAFYFAVTLLALLFFLSLLLREFVKFIFRRKIKFVEEKEEEELEDWETEFTKNRVKFKDLYSATEGFKEKDVLGSGGFGSVYKGVMPNTKKEIAVKRVSNESKQGLKEFVSEIVTIGRMSHRNLVPLLGYCRREKELLLVYDYMPNGSLDKYLHNSPEVTLDWKQRIKVIKGVASALFYLHEDWEQVVIHRDIKSSNVLLDAEYNGRLGDFGLARLCGHGTDPQTSHVAGTWGYLAPDHMRTGKTTTATDVFSFGVLLLEVACGRRPIEVHKKSGETVLLVDWVFGFWSEGNILDAKDRNLGIEFDQREVEMVLKLDYLSGDSMLPDFSPLDLRGSEMMLGTHHGLSMTGIGMFTGESSMVDSVLSGGR